From the Phyllopteryx taeniolatus isolate TA_2022b chromosome 20, UOR_Ptae_1.2, whole genome shotgun sequence genome, one window contains:
- the otulina gene encoding OTU deubiquitinase with linear linkage specificity a: MALLRDTCSEARQLDVQTPQKKKKQEAAGRQPISHLQQQHASNVQLPTMSWFKAASNGVDDVFEDNTDELDILSKEWAVNMKRRIRDGYVDGADAGEDAALEVGFKEGFQEGAAKTVAVGRLRGIVCAIGSWYQAEHRGQPFPASVTELLQRVSQHEDSIVTEIMKAMEKLPPPSVDDVLESMEGLRVAAPQGCPPEGCQRSDCCRGAEQMDTDSPQHSKTLHSACGDSSSSSSASARGTIFSELVQSCRDIVSELGLPMGLLEHINELENV; encoded by the exons ATGGCGCTGTTGCGAGACACTTGCTCGGAGGCCCGACAACTTGATGTTCAAACAccgcaaaagaagaagaagcaggaagCGGCAGGCAGGCAACCCATCTCCCACTTGCAACAACAACACGCTTCGAATGTTCAACTGCCGACAATGTCCTGGTTCAAAGCTGCGTCAAACGGCGTCGACGACGTTTTTGAAGACAACACGGACGAACTTGACATTTTAAGCAAAGAATGGGCGGTCAACATGAAGAGGAGAATCAGG GATGGTTATGTGGACGGCGCCGACGCCGGCGAGGATGCAGCGCTGGAGGTGGGCTTCAAGGAGGGCTTCCAGGAGGGAGCCGCCAAGACTGTGGCTGTTGGGCGACTTCGAGGGATCGTATG cgCAATAGGCAGCTGGTACCAGGCGGAGCATCGGGGCCAGCCCTTCCCCGCCTCCGTCACGGAGCTCCTGCAGCGCGTTTCGCAGCACGAGGATTCCATCGTGACGGAAATTATGAAGGCCATGGAGAAGCTCCCTCCTCCCAGCGTGGACGACGTGTTGGAGAGCATGGAGGGGCTTCGGGTGGCGGCGCCTCAGGGTTGCCCGCCGGAGGGTTGCCAAAGGAGCGACTGTTGTAGAGGGGCGGAGCAAATGGACACGGATTCTCCGCAACATTCCAAAACGTTACATTCCGCGTGCGGCGAcagttcctcctcttcttccgcTTCGGCCCGTGGAACAATCTTCAGCGAGCTCGTGCAGAGCTGCAGGGACATCGTGTCGGAGCTCGGGCTCCCTATGGGCCTTTTGGAGCACATAAATGAACTGGAGAACGTTTAA
- the LOC133469957 gene encoding uncharacterized protein LOC133469957, producing MLRGSPTDRCSASSSPAEKQPSFKKEKHNKNVPPYHRRLSYARPGQAAFIGPEATSLGSRLTSSRTFRGGSAPMGTSCCRPESPCGSAEERSGLLKDDTKAVGAAGHLAAAAATGGTWGPQGDDNIRKTTDDVTIKAEAVDGVQVTVLPESGASEPIIARENGSLQREAVPSSAPSPNKTATLAEHAIGEENMGTFMDKNRSSELLQEVNYQWEDGDGHWASSTQDKMQDGGMQEAQMSPRKDANMPDVCRRDDDGDGGSKGANTFTLLMELRRKNKEALSSRNTQGAPMAATCQENTFEPNCLLNEDSEDSNSSALRSGQDEKGHDASVEPTEAKLGGEERRPAHFNDVETLTTTPEDASSPHAAKENQQENIYQYAVEDQDGGRPAAMEGEERMEEVEKMEGEEKITEEVENEPMEVEEKTGGTPQGLVEEVRPAESSLRSSEEDLYRAEELPSSHNDTQAAPLESTTLEARCSLGPVVDILFYSEREWRGNTAKSALIRRGYKELSQCFAGVRQVRGDNYCALRATLFQVLSQASQVPAWLQEDHNDVDELSQELSELMAQWTFPGEDQAQPYVTQRLQSYLEILRNKWRAAVCCPSPADRQQLCDDVFQGGEEELAMLEALKLLMLRRAAQLNAGMRAGRDVPLFCWLLFARDSSDCPSTFLANHLSRVGVSAGLEQVEMCLLGDALCCTLQVYRLYMADTEEFVAYYPHEHKDDWPRVSLVTEDDRHYNVPVAKVAEKENEEMEEEEVAAAS from the exons ATGCTACGCGGGTCTCCCACCGACAGATGTTCCGCGTCCAGCAGCCCCGCCGAAAAACAACCctcctttaaaaaagaaaaacataacaaaaatgttCCACCGTACCACCGGAGACTCTC GTATGCGCGTCCTGGTCAAGCTGCCTTCATAGGACCTGAGGCGACATCGTTAGGCTCCCGCCTGACCTCCAGCCGGACGTTCCGGGGTGGGAGCGCTCCGATGGGGACCAGCTGCTGTCGCCCAGAGAGTCCCTGTGGCAGCGCAGAGGAGCGAAGCGGTTTGCTCAAAGATGACACCAAGGCCGTCGGGGCCGCAGGCCacttggcggcggcggcggcgaccgGCGGCACGTGGGGGCCGCAAGGAGACGACAACATAAG GAAGACAACCGACGATGTCACAATAAAGGCAGAAGCCGTTGATGGCGTGCAGGTGACGGTTCTTCCTGAATCCGGCGCGTCCGAACCGATTATTGCACGGGAAAACGGATCCTTGCAGAGGGAAGCCGTGCCCTCTTCCGCACCTTCTCCCAACAAAACCGCCACACTCGCAGAGCACGCCATCGGAGAAGAAAATATGGGGACATTTATGGACAAAAACAGATCGTCTGAGCTCCTGCAGGAAGTGAACTATCAGTGGGAAGATGGCGACGGGCATTGGGCCTCATCCACACAGGATAAAATGCAAGACGGCGGCATGCAAGAAGCCCAAATGTCTCCTCGCAAAGACGCAAACATGCCAGATGTTTGCCGCCGTGACGACGACGGCGATGGCGGCTCCAAAGGGGCAAACACCTTCACGCTGCTGATGGAGCTTCGTAGGAAGAATAAAGAAGCGTTATCTTCACGCAACACTCAGGGGGCGCCCATGGCCGCAACGTGTCAGGAGAACACATTTGAGCCAAACTG TTTATTGAACGAGGACTCTGAAGACAGCAACTCTTCAGCGTTGAGGTCTGGCCAGGACGAAAAAGGCCACGACGCTTCTGTCGAGCCCACTGAAGCGAAACTCGGCGGTGAAGAGAGACGCCCTGCACACTTTAACGACGTGGAGACGCTGACCACTACGCCAGAAGACGCCAGCAG CCCGCATGCAGCGAAGGAAAACCAGCAGGAAAACATCTACCAGTATGCTGTAGAGGATCAAGACGGAGGTCGCCCGGCGGCCATGGAGGGCGAGGAGAGGATGGAGGAGGTGGAGAAGATGGAGGGCGAGGAGAAGATAACGGAGGAGGTGGAGAACGAGCCCATGGAGGTTGAGGAGAAAACTGGTGGAACTCCACAAGGGCTCGTAGAAGAAGTCAGACCCGCTGAAAGCAGCTTGAGGAGCAG TGAAGAAGATCTCTACAGAGCAGAGGAGCTGCCATCGTCTCACAATGACACACAAGCAGCGCCGTTAGAATCCACAACAC TGGAGGCCCGATGCAGTTTGGGCCCGGTCGTGGACATTTTGTTCTACAGCGAGAGAGAATGGAGAGGCAACACGGCCAAAAGTGCTCTCATTAGAAGG GGTTACAAGGAGCTGTCGCAGTGCTTCGCCGGCGTGCGTCAAGTGCGGGGGGACAACTACTGCGCCCTGAGGGCCACCTTGTTCCAGGTGCTCTCTCAGGCTTCTCAGGTGCCCGCGTGGCTTCAGGAAGACCACAACGACGTGGACGAG CTTTCGCAGGAGCTGTCAGAGCTCATGGCTCAGTGGACGTTTCCGGGCGAGGATCAAGCGCAACCATACGTCACCCAGCGGCTTCAAAGCTACCTGGAGATCCTCCGGAACAAG TGGCGTGCGGCTGTGTGCTGCCCTTCGCCCGCAGACCGCCAACAACTGTGCGACGACGTCTTCCAGGGCGGCGAGGAGGAGCTGGCCATGCTGGAGGCGCTCAAGCTGCTTATGCTGCGCCGCGCCGCCCAGCTGAACGCCGGCATGCGCGCCGGCCGCGACGTGCCGCTCTTCTGCTGGCTGCTGTTTGCGCGCGACTCCTCCGACTGTCCGAGCACCTTCCTCGCAAACCACCTCAGCCGTGTGGGCGTCAGCGCCGGACTGGAACAG gtGGAGATGTGCCTGCTGGGCGACGCCTTATGCTGCACCCTGCAGGTGTACCGCCTCTACATGGCCGACACCGAGGAGTTCGTGGCCTACTATCCCCACGAGCACAAGGACGACTGGCCCCGCGTCAGCCTCGTCACTGAGGACGACCGCCACTACAACGTGCCCGTCGCCAAGGTGGCCGAAAAGGAGAATGAGGAAATGGAAGAGGAGGAAGTGGCGGCGGCCAGCTGA